A DNA window from Deltaproteobacteria bacterium contains the following coding sequences:
- a CDS encoding epoxyqueuosine reductase QueH → MKVLLHACCGPCTLFPARALREEGHVITACFVNPNIHPYLEYERRVEAMEEVARVLSLPVLWDEVGYGLSLWLERVGTGPAGVRCQACYALRIDRSAEIAHDHGHDAFTTTLLFSRYQDHEAIRRAGEAASARFGVRFLYQDFRKGWEEGNRAARELGIYRQPYCGCVMSEAERYAKRAVRLMKRLAP, encoded by the coding sequence ATGAAGGTCCTTCTCCATGCCTGTTGCGGCCCCTGCACCCTCTTCCCGGCCAGGGCATTGAGGGAGGAAGGCCATGTGATAACGGCCTGTTTTGTCAATCCGAACATCCACCCGTATCTCGAGTACGAACGCCGGGTCGAGGCCATGGAGGAGGTCGCCCGCGTCCTCAGCCTTCCTGTCCTTTGGGACGAGGTCGGCTACGGCCTCTCCCTCTGGCTTGAACGGGTGGGAACAGGGCCGGCAGGGGTCCGCTGCCAGGCCTGCTACGCCCTCCGGATCGACCGGAGCGCGGAAATTGCACATGATCATGGCCATGACGCCTTTACAACCACCCTCCTTTTCAGCCGCTACCAGGATCACGAGGCCATCCGCCGGGCCGGGGAGGCGGCCTCGGCGCGTTTCGGCGTCCGGTTTCTCTACCAGGACTTTCGCAAGGGCTGGGAGGAGGGCAATCGCGCCGCCCGGGAACTCGGCATCTACCGCCAGCCTTACTGCGGATGCGTCATGAGCGAGGCGGAGCGCTACGCGAAAAGGGCCGTAAGACTGATGAAAAGGCTTGCCCCATGA
- a CDS encoding Rieske 2Fe-2S domain-containing protein — MTRRGFLRGIVRWGGILIAAVPFVAFVTSRRNRPPREVRIQKEIRPGGHVVESDFVLFETGSGPLAVSRRCTHLGCTLQYRDAEKAFLCPCHGSRFAWDGKYLAGPAKKDLVCYEVKALADSGGFVVLVPRGGP, encoded by the coding sequence ATGACCCGGCGGGGTTTTCTCCGGGGAATCGTGAGGTGGGGTGGGATTCTCATTGCTGCCGTCCCTTTCGTCGCCTTTGTCACCTCGCGCCGAAACCGCCCGCCCCGGGAGGTCAGGATACAGAAGGAGATCAGGCCGGGGGGGCATGTTGTGGAGTCCGATTTCGTCCTGTTCGAAACTGGGTCCGGGCCGCTCGCTGTCTCCCGGCGCTGCACCCACCTGGGATGCACCCTGCAGTACCGGGACGCGGAAAAGGCCTTTCTCTGCCCTTGTCACGGGAGCAGGTTCGCCTGGGACGGAAAGTACCTGGCCGGTCCTGCGAAAAAGGATCTGGTCTGCTATGAGGTGAAGGCCCTTGCTGACAGCGGGGGT
- a CDS encoding DUF2905 domain-containing protein yields the protein MNQFSVLGKFLVITGIVLAGLGVLLLILPKIPFLGRLPGDIVIRRENFTFYFPLGTSILLSIVLSIIFYLLRK from the coding sequence ATGAACCAGTTTTCTGTGCTCGGAAAATTCCTTGTGATCACTGGCATTGTCCTCGCCGGCCTCGGCGTCCTTTTGCTTATCCTCCCCAAGATCCCCTTTCTCGGCCGTCTCCCTGGAGACATCGTGATCCGGCGGGAGAATTTTACCTTTTATTTCCCCCTCGGGACCTCGATCCTCCTTTCCATCGTCCTCTCGATCATCTTTTATCTCTTGCGGAAATGA